GAAAACAGAAACTGAAATTGCCGCAGAAGGCGCTTCCATGCGCAGTCCGCAAGTATTGCTCTGCGTTCAGGATTACCTAGCAGGCAAGCGCTATCCTTTAGACATTTTGAAGCATTTGGGCCAAGCACTATGAGTAAACCACACGTAATCGTCGGCCTCTCCGGCGGTGTTGATTCTTCTGTGACCGCCTTGTTATTAAAGCAACAAGGTTATCAAGTCACCGGCTTGTTTATGAAAAACTGGGAAGACGACGATACCGATGAGTATTGCTCCTCGCGACAGGATTTGATTGATGCGGTGTCAGCCGCAGACAAAATTGGCATCGATATCGAGACGGTGAATTTTAGTGCCGAGTATAAAGAACGCGTGTTCGCTAACTTTTTGCAGGAGTATCAAGCCGGTCGCACGCCCAACCCAGATATTCTCTGCAATGCCGAAATTAAATTTAAAGCGTTTTTAGACCATGCCATGGGCATGGGTGCCGACTTGATCGCCACTGGCCATTATGCACAAGTACGTGAAAACCCCATTCAGCCGGGCCAGTTTCAATTGCTGAAAGCCGATGATGGCAGCAAAGACCAAAGCTACTTTTTGTCGCGGCTGAATCAGGCACAGCTCTCCAAAACCTTATTCCCTTTGGGCAAACATCTCAAACGAGAAGTACGCGAGATCGCCCGCGAACACGGTCTGGCCAATGCAGAGAAAAAAGACTCTACCGGCATTTGCTTTATCGGCGAACGCCCGTTTCAGGAGTTTTTACAACGCTACTTGCCTCGTCACCCTGGGGTGATGCGCACGCCAGAAGGCAAAGTGGTCGGTGAGCATGAAGGCTTGATGTATTACACCATTGGGCAGC
This Methylophilus medardicus DNA region includes the following protein-coding sequences:
- the mnmA gene encoding tRNA 2-thiouridine(34) synthase MnmA, which translates into the protein MSKPHVIVGLSGGVDSSVTALLLKQQGYQVTGLFMKNWEDDDTDEYCSSRQDLIDAVSAADKIGIDIETVNFSAEYKERVFANFLQEYQAGRTPNPDILCNAEIKFKAFLDHAMGMGADLIATGHYAQVRENPIQPGQFQLLKADDGSKDQSYFLSRLNQAQLSKTLFPLGKHLKREVREIAREHGLANAEKKDSTGICFIGERPFQEFLQRYLPRHPGVMRTPEGKVVGEHEGLMYYTIGQRQGLKIGGSRDSNGEPWFVAAKHMAENALIVVQGHDHPLLQSDGLTAGQLHWISGEQPETNWVYAAKTRYRQPDAPCEVDAVDAEQATIRFGQHQWAITPGQSVVVYESNVCLGGGIITAAL